Proteins encoded by one window of Lacipirellulaceae bacterium:
- a CDS encoding response regulator, with translation MSKQVLDVGNCVPDHTAIKHFFTSNFDCEVSQTHGPEDTVALLKKQPFDLVVINRKLDHDYTDGTDTLKAIKADPAIANVPVMIITNYEEHQDAAVKLGAERGFGKLEYDKPETLEKLQPILG, from the coding sequence ATGTCCAAGCAAGTTCTCGACGTCGGCAACTGCGTGCCCGATCACACGGCCATCAAGCACTTTTTCACCAGCAACTTCGACTGTGAGGTCTCGCAGACACATGGCCCGGAAGACACGGTCGCTTTGCTGAAGAAGCAGCCTTTCGACTTAGTAGTGATCAACCGCAAGCTCGATCACGACTATACCGACGGGACCGATACGCTGAAGGCAATTAAAGCGGACCCTGCAATCGCTAACGTACCAGTGATGATTATCACGAACTACGAAGAGCACCAAGATGCCGCGGTCAAGCTCGGTGCCGAGCGTGGATTCGGCAAGCTGGAATACGACAAGCCCGAAACGCTTGAAAAGTTGCAACCGATTCTCGGCTAA
- a CDS encoding aspartate aminotransferase family protein: protein MTAQLTKSQDRFCSRSWATIDLLRVPHIHASVPGKQSQVIHERCTKHFYGLSSHTRLFPVAFESGEGCVLTDADGNRFLDFSSGICVATLGHGHPKVAQAISRQTRQLSNCHDFSTRVKAELVETLARLLPSELNCFQFYDSGATAIEAALRLMRAVTGRAGLLSCQDDYHGRTFLTSSLSGTEQESFPAEVATHLLPRPNVYRPCWMTDEGQIDTNAYLEHYATYLDQRPAKSIAGIVLEPIQGWAGTIIPPDDFFPKLRQFCDERDLILMADEVLTGWGRTGEWLCLNRWDTTPDVAVIGKSLGNGFPVSCLAVHEKHRDALDGLKASTSTGGNPVACAAALAVSRTIEQEQLLAYSKHLSEVALNRMEQMKQQHPIIGDVRAVGCLMGIEFVKDRQTKEPFLEAGRQVYERIFSRGVALVPAGHILRLTPPIVMDEPALLCGLEIISEAIGEVSRELNC from the coding sequence GTGACCGCTCAGTTGACGAAATCGCAGGATCGATTCTGCAGTCGCAGTTGGGCGACGATTGATCTGCTGAGGGTACCGCACATTCACGCAAGCGTTCCCGGCAAGCAGTCCCAGGTAATACACGAACGCTGCACGAAGCATTTCTACGGACTCTCCAGCCATACCCGCCTGTTTCCTGTTGCCTTCGAGTCTGGCGAGGGCTGTGTTCTTACTGATGCCGATGGAAATCGTTTTCTCGATTTCTCCTCAGGCATCTGTGTGGCGACCTTGGGGCATGGACATCCCAAAGTTGCCCAGGCCATTAGTCGACAGACGCGACAGCTCTCAAACTGTCATGATTTTTCGACGCGTGTCAAAGCTGAGCTGGTTGAGACACTAGCCAGATTATTGCCAAGCGAACTGAACTGCTTTCAGTTCTATGATTCTGGTGCGACGGCAATCGAAGCAGCATTGAGGTTGATGCGTGCGGTGACCGGGCGAGCCGGGTTGCTCTCGTGTCAGGATGACTATCACGGGAGAACCTTTTTAACCTCATCCCTATCTGGAACAGAACAAGAGTCGTTTCCCGCAGAAGTTGCTACGCACCTTCTACCGCGACCCAATGTCTACCGCCCCTGCTGGATGACCGACGAAGGTCAGATCGATACCAACGCGTACTTGGAGCACTATGCCACGTACTTAGACCAGCGGCCTGCTAAGAGTATCGCTGGAATTGTCCTTGAGCCCATTCAAGGTTGGGCCGGTACGATCATTCCACCTGATGACTTCTTTCCAAAGCTACGGCAATTTTGCGACGAGCGTGACTTGATCCTGATGGCTGATGAAGTGCTCACCGGCTGGGGGCGGACTGGCGAGTGGCTTTGTCTCAATCGTTGGGATACGACCCCCGATGTTGCCGTCATCGGAAAGTCACTGGGCAACGGATTCCCGGTTAGTTGCTTGGCAGTCCATGAAAAACATCGCGACGCCTTAGACGGCCTTAAAGCCTCAACCAGCACCGGGGGCAATCCCGTCGCCTGTGCCGCGGCGCTTGCTGTTTCGCGGACTATCGAGCAAGAACAACTGCTTGCTTACTCCAAGCACTTAAGCGAAGTAGCCCTCAATCGCATGGAGCAGATGAAGCAGCAACACCCGATTATCGGTGACGTTCGAGCAGTCGGTTGCCTGATGGGGATTGAGTTCGTCAAGGATCGCCAAACCAAAGAGCCATTCCTGGAAGCCGGGCGGCAAGTCTACGAGCGAATATTTTCTCGCGGCGTTGCTTTGGTGCCAGCAGGCCATATTCTGAGGCTGACTCCGCCCATCGTTATGGACGAACCTGCTTTGCTTTGCGGATTGGAGATCATCAGTGAAGCGATTGGCGAAGTTTCTCGCGAGCTAAATTGCTAA
- a CDS encoding ferritin-like domain-containing protein — translation MSKEAEIIKELSVSYWMEMETVMNYITQSTNLDGVRAEEIKKALSADIAEELGHAQTLARRIKTIGGTVPGSMDFAAAQKTLQPLDDTTDVVSVIKGVIDAEEGAIAQYKKLIAICDGEDYVTQDLCIAALADEEEHRREFLGFLKEYEQ, via the coding sequence ATGTCGAAAGAAGCAGAAATCATCAAAGAACTCTCCGTTTCCTACTGGATGGAAATGGAGACCGTCATGAACTACATCACCCAGTCAACCAACCTTGATGGTGTCCGAGCGGAAGAAATCAAGAAAGCACTTTCCGCCGATATCGCAGAGGAGCTTGGACACGCTCAAACTCTTGCCCGTCGCATCAAAACGATTGGTGGCACAGTTCCCGGGAGTATGGACTTTGCCGCAGCGCAAAAGACGCTTCAACCATTAGACGACACGACGGACGTTGTTTCCGTCATTAAGGGAGTGATCGATGCCGAAGAGGGTGCAATTGCTCAGTACAAAAAGCTAATTGCTATTTGCGATGGCGAGGATTACGTTACCCAAGACCTTTGCATTGCCGCCCTCGCTGACGAGGAGGAGCATCGCCGGGAATTCCTTGGTTTCTTGAAAGAATACGAGCAATAG
- a CDS encoding N-acetyltransferase → MPHLEVIPVESRSDRKRFFNLPWDLYADDENWIPPIRLVQKELLNFKKHPFYDTAEVRHFLALKDGKPAGRVAAIVNHAHNDRYEEKRGFFGFFECVDDQEVAGGLFDAARAWFAEQGIEKIRGPINPSLNYEVGLLIDGFHEPPWFMMTYNKPYYQRLIEDYGFRKSQDLAAFWGHVDMLEEVSKKLHSLGHSVIDRFELKLRRMNVKNFKEEINTFLDIYNKSLVSTWGFVPMSDAEVRKQAAGMRQMIIPELTTVAEVEGKPIGTMFGLLDYNPRIKEMDGKLFPFGFLKLLTNRKALKKVRLISTNVLPEYQSWGVGIALVSRLVPDALAWGLEQAEFSWVLESNHLSYRTLAKSGAKISKKYRIFDYGPPDTTINAKFMPEQPAT, encoded by the coding sequence ATGCCTCACCTTGAAGTCATTCCTGTAGAATCAAGAAGCGATCGGAAACGCTTCTTTAACCTCCCTTGGGATTTATATGCCGATGACGAGAATTGGATACCGCCGATTCGTCTCGTTCAGAAAGAGCTACTGAACTTTAAGAAGCATCCCTTTTACGATACCGCAGAAGTCCGCCATTTTCTTGCCCTCAAGGATGGCAAACCTGCGGGGCGTGTCGCAGCGATTGTGAACCATGCTCACAACGATCGTTACGAGGAAAAACGGGGATTCTTTGGTTTCTTCGAATGTGTTGACGATCAGGAGGTGGCGGGGGGGCTATTTGATGCGGCGCGAGCTTGGTTCGCAGAGCAGGGCATCGAAAAAATCCGGGGGCCGATTAATCCTTCACTCAATTACGAGGTGGGATTATTGATTGATGGTTTTCACGAGCCTCCTTGGTTCATGATGACATACAACAAGCCATACTATCAACGGCTCATTGAAGACTATGGCTTCCGCAAGTCTCAAGACTTGGCCGCCTTTTGGGGCCATGTCGATATGCTGGAAGAAGTGTCGAAGAAGCTGCACTCATTGGGGCATAGTGTCATCGATCGCTTCGAGTTGAAGCTACGCAGGATGAACGTCAAAAATTTCAAGGAAGAGATCAACACGTTTCTTGATATCTACAACAAGTCATTGGTCTCGACCTGGGGATTTGTCCCAATGTCGGATGCCGAGGTACGCAAGCAAGCCGCCGGGATGCGACAGATGATTATCCCGGAACTCACGACCGTTGCAGAAGTCGAAGGCAAACCGATTGGCACAATGTTTGGCTTGCTCGACTACAATCCGCGGATCAAAGAAATGGATGGTAAACTCTTCCCGTTTGGTTTTTTGAAGCTGCTGACCAACCGCAAGGCACTCAAGAAGGTTCGGTTGATCAGCACGAATGTTTTGCCGGAGTACCAAAGCTGGGGCGTTGGCATCGCTTTGGTTTCCAGACTTGTCCCGGATGCTCTCGCTTGGGGTTTAGAACAGGCTGAGTTCTCCTGGGTGCTGGAGAGTAACCACCTCAGCTATCGGACCCTAGCCAAGAGTGGTGCGAAGATTAGCAAGAAGTATCGCATCTTCGACTACGGCCCACCTGACACGACAATCAATGCGAAATTCATGCCTGAGCAGCCAGCCACTTAG